The DNA region GAGGTCGACGCACACGCATGGCCTCACAGCCAGTGGCCCACAACCCACAACTCCACAAGTAAATCTCCAACCGCCTGGATCCCCCAAATCAGAAATTCCAAATCTCCATAACTCCACCACAACTCCAAATCTCCAATCCACCCTGCTGCTGTGCAGGCTCCTGGCAGCGGGCGGGCAGCGGGCCAGTGGCGGTGGGTGGGCAGCGGGCCAGTGGCGGTGGGTGGGCAGCGGCGGTGGCTTGCAGCGGTGGCCAGCTCCAAGCGGCCCTGCACCGGTGGGCAGAGGCCAGCTCCAGGCGGCAGCCAGCAGGGGCAGTCGGCAGCCCGCAACTAGGCAGGCGGCCAACCGGCCATGCTGTGGCTGCTGCTCTTGCGCCCAGCGACCACGAGCCAAGAATACGCGCGATGGCTGCCCTGAGCAGGCCAGTAAAAATGATTCCTTTCTTGATCCCAGTTCCCAACTGTGCGCGCGAATTTTTCCTCGCCCAGGTGAGCTTCCCGGCTACCAACAATGTCCTTTTTTTAATCTAAGAACTTGAGCCGTTGAGGTGAATTTCATTTCATATTAGCTCGCCCTTCAGTTATTGATTCGTATTTGTAGACTTGTAGTGTCATCTGTGAGATTGTGACCCAAGCATTCGTCTAAGCCTTCTAGTTCTACACATAATTAGTGGTTGTGGTTTCATAAGTTTCTTTACCTAATTACTTCTATTGTCTTATGTTACATTTGGTTACTTTGCTtaattgcatatatttttacCTTCGATTATTTTCCATTTTACTGGTCATATGGTTTTTCGCCCTACCTGTTTTGCCCGGCTGGATCCGTCactgtatgtatgtatgtatgtatgttccAATCTCAATCGTCGACTATTATTCTTAATATCATGCCTTCTTGGTACATACTCCTACATGTGACGCGTAAGATATGCTCGGGTGCATATAAACGATATACTCCAATAAGGAAATCTTACTCTTCACCTGGAAATCGGGAGCCCTGCTAGCTGCTAATCAGCAGGTCAGCTATCAGCAGAACTAATTAATTAACCTGCTGCTGCAGTTAAATTGATTGATTTTAGTTTGCTAGCTTAGGTAGCTAGCACATCATGAATGCAATTACTCTAAACGCAACATGGATTCAGAAATTTGTTGGCTATGACAAATCTAGAGCCATTAAGTAGCAgatctcctttttcttcttcctctttttcttcctttttttcattcttttcaATACCCAAAAATTGAAGAGAAGAGAGGTTTTGGGCTCCCAAGTCCGTCCAGGGTAGGAGGGCTTGAGCCCCCTCTACTCTATGATGGATTCACCTCTGTCTGTGAAAGGAAATTCTATAAGATTTTTTACTGAAAGATATCTATGAGACTCTGATTTATATCGTCTTTTTCTAATTCAACTGCTGGTACGTACAACTGAGAGAAAGAAGGAGAACACGTAGTATATACGAAAGAAAATCTTTCTATAAAACCAAATCTAATAGAATGTTCTTTTCCTACCTGTTGGTTGGCCCTACCGCCCAGGAGCTCAATTCCGAGCGAAGTAACCACGCACTACAGGCACAATGcaaagcatgcatgcagattTGCCGCGTTGACCTCTTCCTCCTTTCCTTGGCAATTTGGCGCCACCCATGCATCCATCCATGCAGCTTCAATTCGTCGATGACGTGCGTGCCCCGCTCCTTTGTTCCTGCTCCTAGGGATCAGCGCCACTGGAGGAAGAGAGCATGCAGCAGCTGCTGAACCATTCGCTTTCTGACAGCATGCATGCAGTAAGATCCAATATTCTCGTAGAGGATTCCAAAGCTAGCAGAGGATCGTATCCACATCGGACGTGTTCTTCTCGCGGCCAGCATGCATCTGCGGCGGCACTTGGCTCAAGTCTGAACTTGTCCAAGTCTCCTGCTGGTAATTATAGCACTGCACGTATCGGTGTAGAGTACCTCTGTTTCGTCAGAAATATGTGTGGTGGATTTATCGATCCGGATGCTTgcagatcagagaagaaatgaTCTTAGCATTTATTGCTTTCCAAATTAAGCCCTGAACCGCCGTTAAACTTTCTTCTTAAGTAATAATATAGGCAGTTCTCCTGCTGATTCGTTTAGAAATAATAAGCTCTGACCTGCAATTTTTGAGCTGACGTGCAATGCACACTTGCTAATGCTAGCCAGGACAGCTAAAGATTAGAGTGATTAACCTATCTCGTCGGACCAAATCAAGCGAAGGGACAGCCGGACGCGCGAAGGTAGCAGGACGCGCCAAGTCGCACGCGTACCAAGAGCCGCACGTGCGACCGAGCCCAAGGCACGCAAccagctcggctcggctcggcagGGCTCCGGCTGACGGAGCCGAGGGATAGGGTCAAAAGGCCGGAGCAGATCGCTCGGCATGGCCGCGATTAATAATGGCGGTGCGGAGGAGAGGAGATCCACCCGCCCGCACGGCACAGCTCATCATTTGCATCGCCGCTCTGTTCAGCCACCCATCCAGCTGAGCCCCCAGCTATTTATAACCCcagctcctccaccaccgcaTGCCCAGACCACACCAGACCGAGCTCGCTCACCTGACACAATCCTCCGGCGAGGAGCTAGACCCACCACCTCTTCTTCCATCTCGTCTTGTTCGGTTCTGCCTCTCAACAGCGAGGATACCATACCGCAAGATGACGCCCGAGAGCCTGGATCTCGGCCTCAGCCTCGGGCTCACTTCGCAGGGCAGCCTGTCGTCGTCCACCACCGCCGGCTCCTCCGGCATGCTCTCCCCCTGGGCCGCCGCGCTCAACTCCGTCGGTGAGTTACATTGCTGGCTTGCGATGATCGATCGCCGGCGTTCTGTGTGACGACAGGGATGGGTGTGCTGACGCGTGCGTGTGTGATGGTGCAGTGGGGGACGGGAGGCTGGAGGCGCGGCAGCAGGCGTTGGATCCGGACCAGGGGATGAGGGCATCCACGTCGCCGGACAGCGCCGCGGCGCTCTCGAGCGGCGACAGCgggaagagggagagggagctggaCGACGAggacggcgccggcggccgcaAGAAGCTAAGGCTGTCCAAGGACCAGGCCGCGGTACTCGAGGAGTGTTTCAAGACGCACAGCACGCTCAACCCTGTAAGCCTCTTCTTCCTCGCCGTCGATTCGTTCGCTCGTTCAATTCATGGCCGGAGAATGACCCAAGATTCGATCTTTTGCGGCGTGCAGAAGCAGAAGGTGGCGCTGGCGAACCGGCTGGGGCTGCGGCCGCGGCAAGTGGAGGTGTGGTTCCAGAACCGCCGCGCCCGGACCAAGCTCAAGCAGACGGAGGTCGACTGCGAGTACCTCAAGCGCTGGTGCGAGCGCCTCGCCGACGAGAACAAGCGCCTCGAGAAGGAGCTCACCGACCTCAGGGCGCTCAAGgccgcgccgtcgccggcggcaGCCGCGCTCCAGCCCTCCTCCACCATGCTAACAATGTGCCCCTCCTGCCGCCGCGTCGCCACCCAAGGCGGCGCTAAGCAGGAACAATGTCACCCCAAATATAACGTTCCCCCCGCtgcggccgccgtcgccggcaaCGTGCTGCCCAGCCACTGCCAGTTCTTCCCAGGCGCCGTTGACCGGACAAGCCAGAGCACGTGGAACGCCGCCGCGCCGCTGGTCACCAGAGAGCTCTTCTAAGATCCATCGATCTATCTCGCCATGGCAATGGGAAAGAAGGTGATCGATCGATTCATTAGAACAAGTTCTCGTTAGGATCTCGCAGGTTGTGGTTGGGttaattaatcaattaattaCGATTAATCAGGAGAGGAGAttgttttggatttttttttccgattAATTCAGTTGGGTTTCTGAAAACGACGACGACGAACGAACAAAGATGGCTGTCTGCTTTTTCCTGGACGGCGTGTAAACCAGTTCATCTAATCTGCTGGTTGGTGAAATAACAGGGTGATCGATTGTACTAATTGATTGATGAAGAAAGTTAATGGAAATCTTTACAAAATTCTTGTCCAAGAAGAGTATCTGGAGCCATGTCAATCAACcaaatcttcttctttttgcttcTGCTGCTGTGTTTGCACCTGACCTAACATTTTTCTAACTCTTCTTTAATCACAAGGAAATCTCATAACAGTGACACCTGAGACTGAGATTAGGTGACGGTGAATGGTGACGCACAATTCGATCATAGTTTCAGGAACGAGAAAAGTTAGAGGTAACTACTGATAAAATATGAGCAAGCTGAACTTGTTCATGTTCTTTAATCGACCAAAAGCTAATCTGCAgtcctcgcaaaaaaaagaaaagaaagaagaagctaAACTGCAGAGCAGTGACAGGTTAAAGTCGAGGTCAGATGTTTAAGAGATCTGATTAGGTTTGGCCCGGGGCAAGTTCTTTTCAACCGACAATTGTATCTTTACGCGATCCGCAGCGATCAAAGTTAATTGAAAGCTTGCTTCCAGCTTTTCAGTCCTCCCCAGAACAACTTGTGTTATCAATCAGTGGAAGAGGAAGGGCTAACCTAACACAACTACTGTACTCAAGATGGCAAGAGTGCAGCAGTTTGCATATTTGATCAGTAAAACTCCTAACTGCTAAGGTCCCATTTTGAAACTTGGGACATTTTCCTGATTCCTGCGAGAATCGAACTGTTTCCGTAAATTTCCCGCAAAATGATTCCGGTGAAACTCGTGCATTTCACAACAATCCATAACATGTCAAGCTGTTTTTTGTGCCTTTTACCACGCCCATGCAACTTGTATGTTTATTTACTTTACTGTCTTCTGAAAAGTTGTTTACTTTACTTTAACCACTGTTTCATTGCTTTAATACTTTGCATATATATGTAAACTAGTGCATATGAGCATGACAAGTCCACTTCTCCACAGAGGACTACCAATATATCTACACATCTTATCTTATTTAATTTATAGTTTGCTTCCACCTTTTCTGTTCTGATCCTTGTCAACAACTGGTAGCGTTACTGAAAAAGGGACAGTCTAACTGAACATGGCAACACTGTTCTTTTCAGAAAAAAACTGCGTAAAACAGCATCAATATGCACAATTCATTGTTGCTGTCCTGCTTTGGAATCAAGATGAATCATGTGCTAATACGTATAGCTACAAGCATACAAACACACTATGCATAGGAAAGGaggaaaaacaacaaaagaagtgTCTTATTAAGACAGCGAGATACCTATCAGCTAAGAGGCGAACTTTACATTTTGCTTGAGCTGCAAAACCTAAAACCCTTTCTGAAGACTActatttttttagggaaaagcTCTGAAGACTACTTCTACATAAGGCTTTCCAGAAAACTGGCATCTTTATTGTAAGAGAAATCAGCCATTGCTGCATCACGGAGGATGCAACCTGAAGAGCATATCACTTGCTTTTCGACCTCCAGTCCATGATTGCAGAACGAAGAGAGTGGTTTGGTATCAGGCTCTTGTTCGGTAAACACAAGTTCGTCATTGGTGACTTGTCGTTCATACTTAGCCACATCTCGATCGCCTTACGATCGTAGGTGTACCCATCTGATGCAACATATGGATCGACCATCACTTCCTGAAACAGTGTTGGAAAAAACATCTTAGTAATCTTCCTATGAACGGCCACTACAGTTCACAAAGAGAAATGCTGATTCCGGACCTGAAGTATGGGGCAAATGAAATGACTTGGAGGTGCTGTGTGGCCCTGAAGAGCAGCTTCCCTGGCCTTGGTTGCAACATCCTTCAGTCGCTCCAGCGTCGGAAGAATACACTCGTTCAAGTCAGGCCGGTCTTTGCGCCTCATTTCAGAGCACCGGAGGGCTAGGGCAGCCAATTCTTGTGTCTCATTCAAAGGCCATTGTCCAGCAGTTGCATCCAGGACGTCAACAAAGCAGCCATCTTCTAGTGCAGTCTCCACAACATGCGCAAGGCCCATCGGTGATCTTGCTGTCAGCAGTTGCAAGATCACAATGCCTAGCGCATAAACATCGGACTTCATGGATAGTACACCGGTCCGTTGATATTCGGGGTCTATGTAGCAGAACGTGCCCACAGGTgcagtgttcttgatcattgtaGACTGGTACTGACCCATGCTTGGAAGCAAAGTTGATAGGCCTACATCACCTTTCTTGCTAATCAAGTTCCTATCTAGTAGTATGTTCGCCGGCTTCAGATCACGGTGGATAATAGGCTCTGGTTTGGAGCTGTGAAGAAACATCAGAGCAGTGGCCACCTCCCAGGCTATTCTGAAACGGTCGAACCAGGTCAACAGCGGCGTATTATTCCTGCGCAGCAACATGCCATCCAGGCTGCCATTTTCCATGTACTCGTAGACCAGGCAACCATGTTCAGGGCATGCGCCAAGCATCATAAGCAAGTGAGGGTGCCGGATTTTACCAAGGACCTCAAGCTGGAATAAGATAAGTAGCACACATTAGATGGTGAAGTAATTCAAGTAAAGATCATGAGAAGAGATCCCAAATGATGCAATACTATATCTGCATACATCATATGTGAAACCACTTCAAGAATGTTCATAATTGTGTGTTAGAGGGGGAGTTATTCCAAGCCCCCACATGCCCCTCCCAGAGAGGGGCGACTTGGGCGGCCACCAAACCCGCTGTGCCACCGGTCCTCTCCCTCAGCGCCCTTGCATCGCCACCGCCTGAGCATGCCACCGGAAGTTCACGCGGCCGCAAGGACAGCGACGGCGGGGCTATCTCTTGTCTGTGCCACGGCTCTCCCTCCCGACGTCTTGAGGGACAGCGGCGTGGTGCCAATGAACCGGGGCATCTGGCGTGCCCG from Phragmites australis chromosome 8, lpPhrAust1.1, whole genome shotgun sequence includes:
- the LOC133927846 gene encoding homeobox-leucine zipper protein HOX2-like — encoded protein: MPRPHQTELAHLTQSSGEELDPPPLLPSRLVRFCLSTARIPYRKMTPESLDLGLSLGLTSQGSLSSSTTAGSSGMLSPWAAALNSVVGDGRLEARQQALDPDQGMRASTSPDSAAALSSGDSGKRERELDDEDGAGGRKKLRLSKDQAAVLEECFKTHSTLNPKQKVALANRLGLRPRQVEVWFQNRRARTKLKQTEVDCEYLKRWCERLADENKRLEKELTDLRALKAAPSPAAAALQPSSTMLTMCPSCRRVATQGGAKQEQCHPKYNVPPAAAAVAGNVLPSHCQFFPGAVDRTSQSTWNAAAPLVTRELF